In the Methanosphaera stadtmanae DSM 3091 genome, CAATACATTATTGTAATAAGGATATAAAACTGGTGAAATATTATTTTTAAATAATAATTCATCTATGAAGAATTGTATCTCATTATTAGTAAGATTTTTAAATGAATCAATAATTCTTGAAAATCCTTTTTTAATATCCTATAGATCTCGAATAATTAAAATAATTATTAATTAATGATTTACAAGCCTTATTTTTAATAGACTCTACAATAAATAATTCATCTTCCCAATTTTTTTCAGAATATTTTAAAATAACATTTTCATAAATTTTAGCATTCCTACTATCTTTTTCCATTTGATAAAGTGAAATTTCTCTTTTTTTACAAATATCAAATATTTTTCGTTTGTTTTCAGTTGTGATTCTTTTTCCTAAATATATGGCAGAAGGTTTAGGTAATTTAAGAAAATATTTTTCACCAATTTTAATAGCACTTCTTAAAAGAAGTTCCTTATTAAATAAAATTCGCCACTCTTTTTCATGACTCCACACAGTTTCTTTTCTTAAAAATGGATCAAAAAGGAGTTTAAATGTATTTTCTTCCATATTTGATAACTCATCAGTATACTCATAACCATCTTCGTATTTGATAGGAAAACATGAACGTATTATGAAATTTTTAAAATCTTTACTATTATACTTAATACAAATTCCTTTATTAGAATCAGAATAATAAGACCACATTAATATTATATCATGATTTTCAGAAAAACAAGTTAAATAAACAGTTTTTTTACTATGATTATTAAAATCATCATAAATTCCATTCAAAATATCCAAAATCATTTTAGTATTGAATTCATTAAATTCTTCAAAGGGAATATCCTTATTAATTGTAGGTTCGGTTTCATAAATATATTCCATTATTTCTAAATAAGGATTATTTGAATTAAGTATTCTTTCTTTTTCTTCAATACTCATTTTTGATCTTTCAAGAAAAGTAGTTATAATGTTAGGTTCAAGATTTTTATGAAAAACATTTTGAACATCAAAAAATAATTCACCCTCATATAAATCATTTAAATTATTCACATTAGACAAATATATTAAATCATTTTCTAATAAATCAAAAGTATACCCTTTATCATCAATAGATTTATATTTATAAAGAAAATTTGGTATATTCTTATTTTTTAATTCATGTGCTTTTTTTATATTTTTAGTATCATTTGAATAAAATAATTCAAAAAAATCATCAGTCCACATATTATCATCTATATTTAAAAAAATTTTGTTAGTTATTATATAAAAAGGTGTATTATTACTATAAATAACAATTTAATCTATTAATATCGTATTTTTATAATTTATTTTCTAAATCAGTTAAATTTAAATAGATAATAGATAAAATAAAGAGGGGAAATTAATATTTTAAATATTATAAAATAGACACAAGTCTAACTATTTAATAAAATTTTTATTAATAAACATTTCTAAATTTTGTATATATTAATAATATTTATCTAAAAATCCTAGCCCTTCTTTTTTGATTTGTGAAAAAGGAATTATATCAATAGGATTTTTCTTTAAATAAATTATAGGTAACTCTTCAGATACAATAAACATTGAAAATATTTTATAATTTTTTAAATTATTTCCTATTTTATCACCTAATTTATCGAAATTATTTTTTATCCAATCTTCTCTTCTTTGATGTTTTTTAATCCAGTTTTTATCATCAAAAAATCTTTCTATTTCATGTATAATCTCACGAGGATTTCGAGCACTTTCAATATTTTTACATTCAATTGAAAATAATCGTTGTTTATCCTTATCTAATAATAAAATATCAATATCTCCATATTTCGGCTCAACTTTTACAATTTTATCTATTTGTACGTTAGATTCTAATTTATAATTAAATTTTTTTGATAAATTGAGATTATCTGCAAACCATTTAAAAACGATTTCATTAAATTCTTTTCCTTTTTTATCAATCATTTTGCTAATTAAAGAAGTAAATTTTTTGGAAGAATTATTTGTTTTATAGACTCCTTTAGTAATTAAATTTATTAAATTTAAACCAGAATGATAAACATTTCTAAAACCATAAATAACCGTTTCATTTTTGTCATTTTTAATAATTAATGGTTTTAGATAATAAGATAAAGACCTTCTAAAAACCCAGGGATAAATATCATTTTCAGAATAACCTTCCGGTGGTATCTCCCATCTATCACGATATTTTAATGAAAAATTATCTATTGCATATGAAGATTTATTATATTCCCAGTTTAATTCACATTTTAAATGATTTATTAAATTAGATTTTGAAATAAAAACAATATCTTCTTCATTTTTTTGAGCTAAACTTATCAAAGCATATACAAAATCAGCATATTCTGTTAAAGTTATATCAAATTCTGATTTAAATGCTTCATCTAATTCATCACTTGGTTTTTCTTCAATATTACTTTTACTATCAATATTTGTAGAAAAATTATTTATATGTTCTAATGATTTATTATTTCTAAAAGTATCAAAAATTTCTCCTAAATTAGTTTTTATACCAAAACGATTTGATTCTAAAGGCGTAATCTCAAAATCTATATAATCTGAATTTATATAATCGCTATTGAATGTCCATTCAATATAATTATAAGTTAAAGCCATTAAAGTATCAAAATTTTCATTTGATATTTTTACTTTACTATTAAAATTTTGTTCTGCAGACAATATTTCTATTAAAATTCTAGTACTTATTGATAGTTTATCCAACTCATAATCATCAGAAACAATGTCTTGTATAACACTAGAATTGTCTTTATTATTAAAATAATAATATAAATTATTAACTGAAGATATAGATCTATTAAATAAAATATTTTCATAATTTAAAATTAATTTTTTTATAAGATTATCCCAATCATATTTCACTATCTCTTTTTTTATACATTCTATAAAATAATTTACAATTTGGTGACTTAATTCAACTGATTCTTTTTTAGTTAATTTTTGATTATAATCAAACTTGCATTGGATTTTTGTTACTAAGTCATTCATTAATAATTGTATATTATGTTCTTGCAATAATCTTATTGGAGTTTTTACAGGAATATTATTAATATCTTCTAAATCATATATTAAAATATATTTTTTCAAACCCAAAGACAATTCTTTATGGATAATTTTAAGTATTCTTTCCGGTGTAAATTTATTTTCTAAATTATTTTTTTCTAATAAAGTTCCAAATAATTTTAAAATTTCATTCATTAAAAGTAAATCTGCTTCATTATTTTTTTGATTTGAAATAATTATTAAATTTTTACTTATTGTGAAATTAATTTCAAATTTGGACACATGACTAGAAATAATTATATTATCTTTCATTTGATTAGTTATTTCACTATTTAAATCTAAATTATTCTCTTCAAGATTAAACGAAATAAAAATAGGTTTTTCTTTTAGTAGTTTTAAATCTTTATAAATTTCATCACCAAATTGGCAAAGCCAGAAACAAATCGCTTTAGCTATATCAGATTCAAAATTATTTTCACATTTTACCCAAATATTTTGATTTATTATTTTCGTTAAAAATAAATTAGAATAAGCTATATACACAAAATCATTAATTTTATTTACATTAATTAAATTATTTTCATATATTTCTAAATGTGAATCTTTATCTTTAATAGCTTTTATTCTTAATTTTTTAGTAAAATCTGCTGTAAAATCAAATGTTAATAAAGTGGAATCAATTTTTCTATCATCCATATAAAAAGAATGGTTATTATCAATATAAAAACTAAAGATATTTAAAAAACTGCATCCAAAAATATTACTATTTTTTAACAAATTTGCAAATTTATAAAGTATCAAACTATCATAATTTCCAGAATTAACTAATATCTCAAATTCTTCAGTATTAATTATTAAATCATTTTCAGATATTTCTGTAACATACGATCTTCCAGACATACCGACAAATAAAATTATTAATAGATCCCCGTTTAAGAAATTAGATTTAGATAGATGTTTCTTAACTATTTTTATTCTATTTTTTATTATAAATTTATAATTTAAATCTATCCTTTCACAAGGCCCATTTTTATCATAATCCTTTAAATTATCATTAATTAGAATACAATAAGTTAACTTATCAGTATCTATTTTAAAAATTTTATCTTTGAATATTGTATTTTCCCATTTAGGTAGTTCATAATTTAAATCTTCAAACTGTAATTTATTTTTTAAATTTAACAAAATATTTGACCATAAATAATTCTGATATTTTGATATAAAGTTCTTTTTTTCATTATATTTAATTATATTTGATAAAATATTATGCCTAAGTGAAATAGTTAATAATTGGGGATAAATAAGATAAGTATCATCGATTTTTATTATAGGATAGGTGAATAAAGGATTTTTGTATATATTTTCTGAATACATTACCTCTTCAAGAGTTTTTTCATTAAAATTTTTATAAAAATCATTTTCATTAAAGATAATATTCATAAAACATTTATCACCTATTTCAATAATAAAATCATCGCATATCATTTCTTTAATGTTGATTGAATTCTTAAAAACTTTTAATTTGTTAATATCAAATGTAACACATTTTTTTAGATTATTTAATTCATTAATATTAGGAAAAAGGATTTCTTCTCTAAATCTGTTATCAAAAACTTCATAACGTTCATGTCCTGATTTTTTAGCAATAAAATCACTTAAATATAAGATAAATTTTGAATTTTGATAAAAAAGTTCCATAAATTCATCAGAAAAACTAGAAGAATTATATTGAATACAATTAATTATATTCTGTAATATATGATACTCAGTTGTAGATGGCCCTGAAAATATAATATTATTTTTATAGAATTCAATGTTGTTTGTAAATAAATTATCTATAGGATCTTCTAACAAACCGATTGGCCCTTTTGAAGGAAGATATTTTAGAAATAATTCATTTAGTTCTTTTATTGAAATATCTCTGTTTCCACATTGAGTGTTTGAGCAGGCAATTTGTGTAGCTACTTCAAGTCGAACATATTGGGACTGATTTTCCGGACATAGGGATAATGCTACTAATGTTTTAATTAATTCTTTCTGATTATATTTAGAAAATTCTTCTCGTAACATTTTTAAAGCATTATTTGGAAGATTATTTAGATAATTATCTTTTTTTAAACAACATTTTTTATATTTTTTTCCACTACCACAGTAGCAAGGGTCATTTCTACCAATTTTCATCATATCAACAACCTATTTTTTAAAGAAATGAAAACATTAATCAATAATAATTGATTATATTAAAAATGTTTCTTTTATTATTTGTACTGAAAAAAATCAAATCATGATAAATTATTTATTCAAAATTTCATCTTTCAACTTTTTAAAATCTTTATCATTTATTACGGGTTTACCTTTTAGTTCAATTTCTTTATTAACATTAGCAAAAACCATACCTCTTGATCTACCACAATAAACTGGTTCATCCAATTCATACACTCTAAGTAACCAGATATTAGCATTTTTAGTATTAAAGTATCCTGAAACGTGTTTTTTAGTCCATATATGATAATTATTAAACTTACCAATACGACTTACAGGTGTTTCAAAGACATCTTCTACTGTAGCATAATATTTAACTTCATATGATTTATCTTCAACGTTTGGTAATGTATTTTTCTTAACAAAATCTTTTTCTGATTCCTTAAAAGAATCAAGATAATCCTCTTTGTTTGCATAACTAACCATGGGATAAAGTAGGAATTCTTTTAGCGTTGTACTGTTTTTTCTTATAAGTATTGTTTGTTTTCCTTGTCCTAATGCTTCTACTGTAGCATTCCAATCATTAAGACATTTAGTAATTTTTACCATCAATATACACCTAATTAATAAATATGATTTTATCTTATTAATCCCTTTTTACAACTATTTTTCCCTAAACACGGTTAATGTAAATATTCTATACACTGTATACAATTATATAAAATAAGAGATATATGTAATAATTACGAAAGAAGTGATTTTTATGAATAAAAGCACTACTATAAGAATTTCTATAGACAATAAAAAGAGATTAAATGAAATAGGTAACGTAAACGATAGTTACAATAGTGTAATTTCGAAACTCTTAGACGAATATGATAAAAATAAAATATTACGGAAAAAAGGACAGTTATAATCTATGGTGATTATATGAAACCTCCAAAATCGTTAAACAATAAAAATCAAGATACTGTTTTCAACGAATTAAATGAATACTTAACATTTAATTCTAGATTATCTGTTATAAGTGGTTCTTTCAGTATTTATGCATATAATAAATTAAAAAATAAGTTAAATGATATTGATAATATGCGTTTTATATTCACAGAACCATCTTTTATTAAAAACAAAGATAACACAGAAACTCGTGAATATGAAATAAAAGATATTTCTAAAGATATTTTTGGAAACAAATATGAATTAAGACTAAAAAATGAAATGACACAAGGTGCAATCACACGTGAATGTGCCGAATGGATAAAAGATAAAGTTGAAGTGAAAAGCTATATCAATTCTAATCCAGCGTATCCTAGAATGATACACTTAGGAAATAAAGAAGATGAAAAATGTATTAGTATTAATGGAACTGTTGATTTTACTAGTGATGGTCTAGGAATTACACCATCCAATAGACAAGACAATAATACATGTATGTATGGTAAAACATGGACAGACAGCCAATTAATGATATTTGAACAACAATGGAACGATACCCAATTAGTAGAAGATGTTAAAGATGAATTTCTTAAGCATTTACAGACCATGTATGCAGAAAATTCACCAGAATTCATATACTATTATAGCATGTACCATTTATTCAATGATTACTTACATAACACAGATAAAAATACATTACCTAAGACAGAAACAGGGTTTAAAGAAACAAAAATATGGAATACTTTATATAAGTTTCAACAAGATGCAGTAATGGGTGCAATTGATAAAATTGAAAAATATAATGGTTGTATAATTGCAGATAGTGTAGGATTAGGAAAAACATATACTGCCTTAGCCATTATGAAATATTATCAACTAAGAAACGATCGTATACTAGTGCTAGTTCCTAAAAAATTAAGAGACAACTGGACAGTATACATAAAAAATGATAACGTAATATTTTTTTAATGAAGACCGATTTAATTATGATGTGTTAAATCATACAGACCTTAGCAGATACAAAGGAAAAAGTGGAGATATTGACCTAAAAACATTAAATTGGGGTAACTATGACTTAGTAGTAATTGATGAATCACACAATTTCCGTAATAATCCACAATATAAAGATAAAACAACACGATATCAACGATTAATGAATGAAATTATAAAAAGTGGAGTAAAAACCAAAGTTCTCATGTTATCAGCAACACCTGTAAACAACAAAATGACTGATATAAAAAATCAAATCGCACTTATCACAGAAGAACATGATGATGCCTTAACCCACATAGGAATTAACAGCATAGATTCAACGCTTAGAACAGCACAAAAAGTATTCAATGAATGGAGTAAATTAGATGCAGAAGAACGAACTACTGAAAACTTCACAAACAAAGTAAATACAGACTATTTCAAGCTATTAGATACACTCACTATAGCACGTAGCCGTAAACATATCTTAAAATATTATGATGATAAAGAAATAGGAACATTTCCAACAAAACTAGAACCAGAAAATGTAAGATCAGAAATTGACATCAAAAATGAATTCCCTTCAATCAAAGAAATTGATGCTATAATCAATAACCTAAATTTAAGTGTATATTCACCAGTTAAATACATCCTACCAAACAAAATACAAGAATATACAGAAATACTTGACCAAGAAGTTAAAGGTGGAACTTCAACATTCACCCAATTAGATCGTGACACGAATATTGTCCATCTTATGAGAACCAGTCTACTAAAACGTCTGGAAAGTTCAATATACTCATTCAAGAAAACTGTACAAAAAACGCTTAACAAAATAAACTACTGCTTAACGTTAACAACAAACAGTGTCAATTATGTTAGTGGAATTGATGAAGATTTGTTGGACTCTGAAGAAGAATATGAAGAATATAGTTTTGGACAAAATAAAACAAAAACCATTAAATTACAAGATATGGATTTAATACGATGGAAAAAAGACCTAGAAACAGACAAACAACAACTAGAAGAATTATTAAAAGATGCAGAACAAATAACAGCCCAACGTGACCAAAAATTACACAACTTAAAACAAAAAATAGACGAGAAAATTAACAACCCCATAAACAAAGACAATAAGAAAATAATCATATTCACAACATACGCAAATACGGCAGAATACCTATATGACAACCTTCATAAAGAAATAAAAGAAAAATACAATCTAAACACAGCATTAGTAACAGGAGGACATAAAAATAAAACTACAATGAAAAAAGTATCTGCAAATGATATAAACGATGTACTATTAAATTTCTCACCAAAATCCAAAGAAAGAGAAAAAATAGAACCAGAAAAAACAGAAGAAATAGACATACTAATCGCTACTGACTGTATCAGTGAAGGGCAAAACTTACAAGACTGTGATTACTTAATAAACTATGACATACATTGGAATCCTGTAAGAATCATACAAAGATTCGGAAGAATCGACCGTATAGGTTCAGCAAACAAAGAAATACAACTAGTAAACTTCTGGCCAGACTTAGAACTAGACGAATACATAGATTTAAAAGAAAGAGTAGAAAATCGTATGGTAATGGTAAACGTTTCAGCAACAGGAGACGAAAACTTACTAGATAAAAACAAAAAACATGAACTAGAATACAGACGAAAACAACTACAACAACTACAAGACCAAGTAATAGAACTAGAAGACATAAGCGGTGGAATCTCAATAACAGACTTAACCTTCAACGACTTCAAAATAGAATTAATGGAATACAAAGACAAAAATGAAAAAGAACTAGAAAAAACACCAAACGGAACCTACTCTATTGTAAAAATACCGTCAGAACTAGAAAATGAACTACAAAAAGGAGTGATATTCCTACTAAAAGAAACAAAAACAACAAACCAAGAAAACCCATTAAGCCCATACTATTTAACATACATCACAGAAGACAAAACAGTAGAATACAATTACACGCAATCTAAAAAAATAATGGACTACTATAAAAAACTATGCTCAGGTAAAACAGAAGTATATCAGGACCTAGTACAAATATTCAACAAAGAAACCAGAAATGGTATAAAAATGGATAAATATTCAGAACTATTACGACTAGCCATAGAAAATACGCAAGGAAAAACAGAAGAAGTAGGAGTAAAAAGCCTATTCAGAAGAGGACCAACAACGCGCACAAAAAAAGATATTAATGGATTAGAAAATTATGAATTAATAACATTCTTAATATTGATGTGATATCTATGGATCTATACAAAGATTTGCTGAATTATCCTGATGAATGTCTAGATAATCGGAAAATTCATAAAACATTAATTTATGAAAATGGTGATTTGAAAACAAGAGATAAAAAAATAATAGAACAAAATATAGAACTAATAACATGGAAATACGCATTCACAAAAGAAGATCTTAACATACCTTTCTATGTTGATGAAATACGAGAATACTTAGAAGTCGAAATTGTGGAAATACAATTAAGAAAAAAACAAAAAATAAAGAGAATAGCAGATATCCTCTTTAGAACAATGCCACACCCCTCTTTACTATTCTTCAGATATAAAAATGAAGTAAATATTTATGCTGCACATGTAAAAAAACACGGCTCAGATTACTCAATATTTACATATGAAGAAGAAATGATAAAAACAGGATGGATAAATTTTAATCAGATAAATAAAAAAACAGAAAAACTAATGAATGATTTAAAACTAGAAAATCTGAACAATATGAACTTTTATACATTATACAATGACGTGTATAATGCATTAATAAACTATAGATCTTACATCTTAAAAAATGAAAAAACTGGAACGTTCATAGATGAAAAAAAGAAAATTTTGAAAGAAATAGATGAAATAGAGAATAATATTAAAGAATTAAAAACCCAAATCAAAAAAGATATTAATTTCAATGAAGTAGTGGAATTAAATATACAAATTAATGAATATGAAAAAGAAAAAGTAGAATTAATCAATAGATTATAGGTGACTATTATGGAAATCACGAAATTAAATTTAGAATCAGAAGATATTGTCCAAAACAATATAGAACAATTAAAGCAATTATTCCCTGAAATTGTTACTGAAGGTAAAATAGATTTTTATAAACTTAAAGAGGTTTTAGGTGATGAAATAGATGATGAAGATGAAAAATATGAATTTACATGGAATGGTAAACATGATGCTATTAGAGAGTTTCAAAAACCATCACATTGTACTTTAAGACCAGACAAAAATAATAGTAAAAATTGGAATACCACTGAAAATTTATATATAGAAGGTGATAATTTAGAAGTTTTAAAATTACTTCAAAAATCTTATCAAAGTAAAATTAAAATGATGTACATTGATCCTCCTTATAATACAGGTAATGACTCTTTTATATACAAAGATAATTTTCAAGAAAATGAAACTGAATATATAGAGAAAGAAGAAGAAAGAGGAAAATTTCAATCTAATCCCAATAGTTCTGGACGATACCATACAAACTGGATGAATATGATTTATCCATTACTTCGATTAGCAAGAAACTTATTATCAGAAGAGGGCGTATTATTAATAAGTATTGATGATAATGAATTTTCTAATTTAATTGTCATGTGTAAAGAAATATTTGGTGAAGAAAATATAGATAACTTAATCTGGCAAAAAGTTGATAACGATTCTGGAAAAATGAAAATAACATATAGGGTACGATTAGAACATGAATACGTGTTAATTTGTTATAAAAATAAAAATAAAACATACTTTAATAAATTTATCGAAGAAAGAAATTATAAAAATGAGTATGATAATCCTGATAACGATCCTAGAGGACCATACAAACAAGCAATTATTTCATCAACAGAAGAAAAATCCAATAAAGATAGTCCTAATTATTATTCAATCACCACACCTTCCGGAAAAATATTTACCAGACAATGGAGAGTAAGTGAAGAAGAAATGTTAGAATTAATAGGAGAAGATAGGATTTATTTTGGGAAAAATGGAGATTCTGTACCTTCACTTAAAGCTTTTATTAATGAACCAAAATTATCAACACCTACCACTATATTAAGTGGTGTTGGAACTGCAAAAACTGCTGGAAAAGATATTGAAAATATGTTAGGTTCAAGAAAAATATTTTCTTATCCTAAACCGTGGCTTTCCAGTTGCTGGGTCTTGAAAAAGTTTTGATCAAAAAAAATTTGAAAATTTATTTGAAGATGTAAAAATTTATTTCTTATCTTAATTTTTATTAAAATAAGAAAATAACGTTACACTTGAAATACACGACTCATCAAAATTCAACAAAAACTTTAATATAAAAAATAAGAATAATAAACTATTTATTATAGAAAAGGAATAGATATTAATATGAAAACCCAAATATCTAATTCCTTAAAGGATAATATGTCCTCAATACAACTTAAACTTAACGAT is a window encoding:
- a CDS encoding DUF4391 domain-containing protein; the encoded protein is MDLYKDLLNYPDECLDNRKIHKTLIYENGDLKTRDKKIIEQNIELITWKYAFTKEDLNIPFYVDEIREYLEVEIVEIQLRKKQKIKRIADILFRTMPHPSLLFFRYKNEVNIYAAHVKKHGSDYSIFTYEEEMIKTGWINFNQINKKTEKLMNDLKLENLNNMNFYTLYNDVYNALINYRSYILKNEKTGTFIDEKKKILKEIDEIENNIKELKTQIKKDINFNEVVELNIQINEYEKEKVELINRL
- a CDS encoding site-specific DNA-methyltransferase, which gives rise to MEITKLNLESEDIVQNNIEQLKQLFPEIVTEGKIDFYKLKEVLGDEIDDEDEKYEFTWNGKHDAIREFQKPSHCTLRPDKNNSKNWNTTENLYIEGDNLEVLKLLQKSYQSKIKMMYIDPPYNTGNDSFIYKDNFQENETEYIEKEEERGKFQSNPNSSGRYHTNWMNMIYPLLRLARNLLSEEGVLLISIDDNEFSNLIVMCKEIFGEENIDNLIWQKVDNDSGKMKITYRVRLEHEYVLICYKNKNKTYFNKFIEERNYKNEYDNPDNDPRGPYKQAIISSTEEKSNKDSPNYYSITTPSGKIFTRQWRVSEEEMLELIGEDRIYFGKNGDSVPSLKAFINEPKLSTPTTILSGVGTAKTAGKDIENMLGSRKIFSYPKPWLSSCWVLKKF
- a CDS encoding YecA family protein, producing the protein MMKIGRNDPCYCGSGKKYKKCCLKKDNYLNNLPNNALKMLREEFSKYNQKELIKTLVALSLCPENQSQYVRLEVATQIACSNTQCGNRDISIKELNELFLKYLPSKGPIGLLEDPIDNLFTNNIEFYKNNIIFSGPSTTEYHILQNIINCIQYNSSSFSDEFMELFYQNSKFILYLSDFIAKKSGHERYEVFDNRFREEILFPNINELNNLKKCVTFDINKLKVFKNSINIKEMICDDFIIEIGDKCFMNIIFNENDFYKNFNEKTLEEVMYSENIYKNPLFTYPIIKIDDTYLIYPQLLTISLRHNILSNIIKYNEKKNFISKYQNYLWSNILLNLKNKLQFEDLNYELPKWENTIFKDKIFKIDTDKLTYCILINDNLKDYDKNGPCERIDLNYKFIIKNRIKIVKKHLSKSNFLNGDLLIILFVGMSGRSYVTEISENDLIINTEEFEILVNSGNYDSLILYKFANLLKNSNIFGCSFLNIFSFYIDNNHSFYMDDRKIDSTLLTFDFTADFTKKLRIKAIKDKDSHLEIYENNLINVNKINDFVYIAYSNLFLTKIINQNIWVKCENNFESDIAKAICFWLCQFGDEIYKDLKLLKEKPIFISFNLEENNLDLNSEITNQMKDNIIISSHVSKFEINFTISKNLIIISNQKNNEADLLLMNEILKLFGTLLEKNNLENKFTPERILKIIHKELSLGLKKYILIYDLEDINNIPVKTPIRLLQEHNIQLLMNDLVTKIQCKFDYNQKLTKKESVELSHQIVNYFIECIKKEIVKYDWDNLIKKLILNYENILFNRSISSVNNLYYYFNNKDNSSVIQDIVSDDYELDKLSISTRILIEILSAEQNFNSKVKISNENFDTLMALTYNYIEWTFNSDYINSDYIDFEITPLESNRFGIKTNLGEIFDTFRNNKSLEHINNFSTNIDSKSNIEEKPSDELDEAFKSEFDITLTEYADFVYALISLAQKNEEDIVFISKSNLINHLKCELNWEYNKSSYAIDNFSLKYRDRWEIPPEGYSENDIYPWVFRRSLSYYLKPLIIKNDKNETVIYGFRNVYHSGLNLINLITKGVYKTNNSSKKFTSLISKMIDKKGKEFNEIVFKWFADNLNLSKKFNYKLESNVQIDKIVKVEPKYGDIDILLLDKDKQRLFSIECKNIESARNPREIIHEIERFFDDKNWIKKHQRREDWIKNNFDKLGDKIGNNLKNYKIFSMFIVSEELPIIYLKKNPIDIIPFSQIKKEGLGFLDKYY
- a CDS encoding DUF2971 domain-containing protein, which encodes MWTDDFFELFYSNDTKNIKKAHELKNKNIPNFLYKYKSIDDKGYTFDLLENDLIYLSNVNNLNDLYEGELFFDVQNVFHKNLEPNIITTFLERSKMSIEEKERILNSNNPYLEIMEYIYETEPTINKDIPFEEFNEFNTKMILDILNGIYDDFNNHSKKTVYLTCFSENHDIILMWSYYSDSNKGICIKYNSKDFKNFIIRSCFPIKYEDGYEYTDELSNMEENTFKLLFDPFLRKETVWSHEKEWRILFNKELLLRSAIKIGEKYFLKLPKPSAIYLGKRITTENKRKIFDICKKREISLYQMEKDSRNAKIYENVILKYSEKNWEDELFIVESIKNKACKSLINNYFNYSRSIGY
- a CDS encoding DEAD/DEAH box helicase encodes the protein MLNHTDLSRYKGKSGDIDLKTLNWGNYDLVVIDESHNFRNNPQYKDKTTRYQRLMNEIIKSGVKTKVLMLSATPVNNKMTDIKNQIALITEEHDDALTHIGINSIDSTLRTAQKVFNEWSKLDAEERTTENFTNKVNTDYFKLLDTLTIARSRKHILKYYDDKEIGTFPTKLEPENVRSEIDIKNEFPSIKEIDAIINNLNLSVYSPVKYILPNKIQEYTEILDQEVKGGTSTFTQLDRDTNIVHLMRTSLLKRLESSIYSFKKTVQKTLNKINYCLTLTTNSVNYVSGIDEDLLDSEEEYEEYSFGQNKTKTIKLQDMDLIRWKKDLETDKQQLEELLKDAEQITAQRDQKLHNLKQKIDEKINNPINKDNKKIIIFTTYANTAEYLYDNLHKEIKEKYNLNTALVTGGHKNKTTMKKVSANDINDVLLNFSPKSKEREKIEPEKTEEIDILIATDCISEGQNLQDCDYLINYDIHWNPVRIIQRFGRIDRIGSANKEIQLVNFWPDLELDEYIDLKERVENRMVMVNVSATGDENLLDKNKKHELEYRRKQLQQLQDQVIELEDISGGISITDLTFNDFKIELMEYKDKNEKELEKTPNGTYSIVKIPSELENELQKGVIFLLKETKTTNQENPLSPYYLTYITEDKTVEYNYTQSKKIMDYYKKLCSGKTEVYQDLVQIFNKETRNGIKMDKYSELLRLAIENTQGKTEEVGVKSLFRRGPTTRTKKDINGLENYELITFLILM
- a CDS encoding SNF2-related protein, encoding MKPPKSLNNKNQDTVFNELNEYLTFNSRLSVISGSFSIYAYNKLKNKLNDIDNMRFIFTEPSFIKNKDNTETREYEIKDISKDIFGNKYELRLKNEMTQGAITRECAEWIKDKVEVKSYINSNPAYPRMIHLGNKEDEKCISINGTVDFTSDGLGITPSNRQDNNTCMYGKTWTDSQLMIFEQQWNDTQLVEDVKDEFLKHLQTMYAENSPEFIYYYSMYHLFNDYLHNTDKNTLPKTETGFKETKIWNTLYKFQQDAVMGAIDKIEKYNGCIIADSVGLGKTYTALAIMKYYQLRNDRILVLVPKKLRDNWTVYIKNDNVIFF
- a CDS encoding DUF1802 family protein; this translates as MVKITKCLNDWNATVEALGQGKQTILIRKNSTTLKEFLLYPMVSYANKEDYLDSFKESEKDFVKKNTLPNVEDKSYEVKYYATVEDVFETPVSRIGKFNNYHIWTKKHVSGYFNTKNANIWLLRVYELDEPVYCGRSRGMVFANVNKEIELKGKPVINDKDFKKLKDEILNK